The genome window AACTGAATGTTACTTTTCCTTTACCAGCATTTCAACGTTGTCATGTGTTGaagcatgtttgttttcacaacTTGTCACACTGTGTGATCATTGCTCCATCTCTCCCATTATTgccatttcacatttttaatttggtcaGAATTTCTTTGCACAGAAACCCTCACAGGAAGAGACGACCATTAAATCCACTAGAAtgtgaaaaactaatttaaaatgtggcaaaaaataaatgtaaaaagaataCAGCAAATTGATCatctttaatatttgtttcttaTCTTAGATTACACTCATCAAAGCTAAATAAAGGTTTTCATATGACCCTATTTAACTGTCAAagagcacatactgtacatattagaAATAAGGCTGATAATGGCAACGGCAGGTTTGGTGCCTGTACTGTGAAACCAGTTGTCTTGTCTGACAATTACTGCTCCAGGTCATttcaaacacttaaaaaaaccaaaaaaacaacaagccgACAAGTCACACTGGTTAGGTTTGCAATGCACAGGTGCTTTCCCTAACCAGGAATTACCTTTACCTATGACTGTAGAAGATCTCCAATTATTACATTAGTACCGGCTAAACTTGTAAACACAGGCCTCCTATTTTTGGTCATGTATGAAATCAAACCTGCCTTACCTTGTACacattttcaattcaaaatgtttacttttaatAGCTTGTCAGTTTTATAACGAAATTAATTATCTACTAGCAACCAGTGAATTAGCTACACACATCTACCAAACTACCTAAACCCAAATCTCCttctttaaagaaagaaatctttCTAGGTGCCTTTTTATTATCCCGAATCAACTAAAAGACTCCAATGATTTATGGCCGACCAAATGTGTTTTCCGATACATAAACGTGTTCacatataaaaaagtaaaaccccAAATCCACtcaaatttttaatttagttcCGTCCACACCAGGTCAGAGCAGAAGAGATGCTAACTCAACACAGCTGCTACAGCAGCTAAATACTGACATTAGCGTTACTCACCACAGTCACATAAACTAGTTTTCTCTGTGCAGCAACTTGACCACAGACAGAGGCCACTGTTAAAAAAAGCAGCACCACAGTGGACATCATGTTGGCGTCTGTGTTCCCGGGCCGCTAACCTAAATTTACTACAGATAGCCGACTGTTTCTTTTCAATCTCCTGGATGTAAGATATCGTCAATCGCAGTTAACGCTAAATGGCGGAAACCAAGTGGGAATTTGAAAGATTAAACGCAGCCTCAAACTTTAGCAAAGCATCCGCAATACTTTAAGGCCCTGAAGCGTTCAAGATGTGCATAAGCTACTCGATAATGTTTATAAGGAATGTATCTGATTTTCACCCACGTTCGCCCCTTTTATTAATGGAAGGTGGCAAACGTCCTTTTTTGCAAgcgttttattttgaaatttaaagcCTGCATGTTGTTGGAAGACTTGACGCAACCAGGAAGTGACGGAACAGGTCATCCGTGTCCGTGTTTGTCAACAGATCTGAATCAAGCTCACCACTGAAACAACGTGGTCGATCCATGGGTCCAGGGTTTTCAGAATCAGACAGATATATTTTGGTGGGAAAACTGTCATAAGCCCATCTGTGACTGTAACAGATTTTTCCCActgtgtcatcatcatcattatcatttctTGGTTTTGTAGGTAAATTAAAGTGTCAGCCCTCAAACtatcagtttcttttcttttacttatttataataaaaaaattctaaaaacaaaatgcatagcTTCTTGACACCCCTATCTCATCATCAtaactttattttgctttaacatCATTCTAAATATACAGATCAGTTATTAGGACATGCCGTTTCTCTATTCATCCACCAGAGGTCAGTGGTGCTTTGGTTACAATCTACCATCCAGTAAACTTTCACAGACCTGGATATGTTAGTAATTATTTATAGTCAAGGATCTCTAGTCGTAGCAGTCAAACCTGTAGCCCATTCTTCATGTCACAATTGGTCCAACTACCAGATTACATGGTTGTATGCTATTTAAAGCCATCTTCAAATCTGTACACAGGTTTTCAATATTTCAGTCTGTAGACTGGGAAGGCAGATGGTAAAACGTTCACCTTATTGACTTTGCTGTGTTGTTCGAATCGTTGTGTTGTTGAAGTAGCCACTGccttttcatttttagctttgtgacTGATGATAGGTGGCTTCGCTTTCAAATATTCTGACATATTCTTATATTTGGCAAAATCCTAGTGAGCTGTGTCTGTAACCACTCCCTCCAGCAGTAACTGTTGGATTCTCGGTCACCTCCCTGACCTCCTTCGTGTCTCCTCAATCAGTTTGGACTCACAAATACTAAagaaagagtcctggtggtttgGGGCCACTGCACTTTTGCAAAAACGCAGTTCAGTGCAGTGGGAATTGTTAAACGTTATATAAACAGGTGTGTGCTTCTGTAAACTGTGTCTAATATAGTAGTTTGGCCTCAGACAGACTCCAGTCAAGTTGTGCACAcattcaaaaaatattaaatcaaacaGGATGAACCAAATTTTTCTACAATTCTTTTTTACCTTGTCATTAAAGGTGaatgaaattaatcaatttcaagttaaatttaacagttttttaacagttaacagttttttctgttttcttctcaaCCATCCCATGTGAAGAAACCTCTCCATGTAAAGAACTTAAACACTGTCAACATCTGTATGAGATAACCATTTTAGAtgtgcagttatttttttcctttattctgTTCTGCAGTAAAAGATACTTGGttcctcactgttccacctgggtccctctcattcacacacatgtattatgtcttgctgcagctaaccttcattcctctgtttttcagagcagacctccatctctctagattttcctccacctgctccctgctctcactacagatcacaatgtcatctgcaaacattatagtccatggagattcctgtctaacctcatctgtcagcttgtccatcaccagagcaaacaagaaggggctcagagctgatccttgatgcagacccactcCTCTGTCTCCCAGGTGACTGAAACACTTAGTGCTCTGTGCTCTAATGTTACCATCTCTGCTTCCTCCCCCGAGCCTCCTCCACAGCCGCAGCTGCCTGCTGCTCCCGCGTTCCGGGAATCGTGTGTGCCTCCCCCCAAGGCCTGCTCTGGCGACTTGGACAAGTGTCGGGGCTTCCTCCTCCAGTCAGTGTGGTCTTCGCCCAGCAACCCCACACCTATGCCTCAGACGCAGCGAAGGTCGCCTTTGTTATCAGGCTGCTCAGCGGAGGCAAAATGAGGTAACTCCCCTCTGATTCCCTTCCACACATTCATTAATGATAAGGAATGTTTTTGATCACCCGGCGTGTGCGGAGAATGCAGCCCAcaggcttctctctctcctccagggGTTTCGAAGGGTGGCGGATCTCTCGGTGGAGTTCCGAGTGCTCGCTACGGAGGGACAACGCTGCTCTGCAGGTGTTTTTTTGCCACAGTCTGTCCGACACAGTGAAGGATGAGCTGGCATGTAGGGATCCCCCCGATTCCCTGGACGAGCTAATTAATCTAATtaatctatccatccatctggACAACCGCATCTGTGAGcggcggagagagagagaggtcagAAACCAGCGCCCCCTCCCCCGGACCTACGcactccccctcctcttcccaAAAGCCCCGTTTCGCCTGGGTTCAGCTCTTCAGCACCTCCTGAGCCTCCCGCGGAGCCTATGGAGCTGGCTCGTGCACACCTGTCCCCCACCCAGCGACAACGCCGGTTCCAAGCTGGTGAGTACATCTTTTGTGGTTCCACCAGACACTTTATTGCTCCGTGCCCCTTACGGCCAAAAGGGCTCGTCAGTGAAACTGGGGGTCCTGATGAGGAGAGCAACTTCCCCCAACAATCCCCAGACCCGGCTGCTAGTTACCACAACTCTTTCTCACCGGTCAGTCTCCCTCCCCCTACAGGCCCTGGTTGATTCTGGTGCAGAACATAACTTGCTCTAAGCCTCATTAGCTAAACAGAGGCCACTCACCCTTATTCCCCTGGATCAGCCCTTAAAAGTCAGAACCCTAGACAGATTGGTGGTCACAGAAATTACACATAAGACAGACGCTGCACCTGTTAGTTTCTGGTAATCATCAATAAGTCTGGAAAGCTTTCTGTAACGCTCTGGGGGCACCAGTCAGTTTGTCCTCAGGATTCTACGCCCAGTCCAATGGTCAAACTGAGCATGCTAATCAGAGCCTGGAAACCGCCCTCAGGTGTCACCTCTTCTAACCCCTCCACCTGGATTTCTTTCCTGCCTTGGATAGAATATGCTCATAACTCTCTCACCTCCTCTGCCACAGGTCTCTCACCCTTATTGTGCTCCCTAGGGTACCAGCCACCAATGTTTCCTAGCCAGGAAACgggaacttcctcgttccaccaccaagtctccttgtccgctttcctctttccagatgacacaccgagtaccctcctacctgtctccctgatcaaattagctgtagtggtccagtcatctgaaagcacttcctgaccacccagag of Channa argus isolate prfri chromosome 23, Channa argus male v1.0, whole genome shotgun sequence contains these proteins:
- the LOC137108818 gene encoding uncharacterized protein — translated: MRGFEGWRISRWSSECSLRRDNAALQVFFCHSLSDTVKDELACRDPPDSLDELINLINLSIHLDNRICERRREREVRNQRPLPRTYALPLLFPKAPFRLGSALQHLLSLPRSLWSWLVHTCPPPSDNAGSKLVSTSFVVPPDTLLLRAPYGQKGSSVKLGVLMRRATSPNNPQTRLLVTTTLSHRSVSLPLQALVDSGAEHNLL